One Nitrospirota bacterium DNA window includes the following coding sequences:
- a CDS encoding TlyA family RNA methyltransferase — protein sequence MPVTKPAKERLDKVLVDRGLVASRERARAMIMEGKVLVNGMPVTKAGALVAADAPVELKDGDIPYVSRGGLKLEAAITHFSIPLKDKIAMDVGASTGGFTDYMLRHGAQRVYCVDVGYGQLAWKLRQDPRVVLLERTNIRHLERGGVPDAVDIAVIDVSFISLEKVVPPVLQFLKEEGEVVALIKPQFEVGKGEVDKGGVVKDEGKRARAVERVRSALESLGLATVGIIPSPILGQKGNREYLIYSKRTARA from the coding sequence GCGCCTCGATAAGGTCCTGGTCGATCGGGGGCTGGTGGCGAGCCGCGAGCGGGCGCGGGCGATGATCATGGAAGGCAAGGTCCTCGTGAACGGCATGCCGGTGACCAAGGCCGGCGCGCTGGTTGCCGCAGACGCCCCGGTCGAGCTCAAGGACGGAGATATCCCCTACGTCAGCCGGGGAGGGCTCAAGCTCGAAGCGGCGATCACCCACTTCTCCATCCCCCTCAAGGACAAGATCGCGATGGATGTCGGCGCTTCCACCGGCGGCTTCACCGACTATATGCTCCGGCATGGCGCTCAGCGGGTCTATTGCGTCGATGTCGGGTACGGGCAGCTTGCGTGGAAGCTGAGGCAGGACCCCCGTGTCGTGCTGCTCGAGAGGACCAATATCCGGCATCTCGAACGCGGGGGGGTCCCCGATGCCGTCGATATCGCGGTCATCGACGTCTCCTTCATCTCCCTCGAAAAAGTAGTGCCGCCTGTTCTTCAGTTCCTCAAAGAGGAGGGTGAAGTAGTGGCGCTCATAAAGCCCCAGTTCGAAGTGGGCAAGGGAGAGGTCGACAAGGGCGGGGTGGTGAAGGACGAGGGGAAACGGGCCAGGGCGGTCGAACGGGTCAGGAGCGCCCTCGAATCGCTCGGGCTCGCCACGGTCGGCATCATTCCCTCGCCGATTCTAGGGCAGAAGGGGAACCGGGAATATCTC